From the genome of Rhodobacteraceae bacterium Araon29, one region includes:
- a CDS encoding sarcosine oxidase subunit gamma has translation MIKMGRSRMSNSISQANAPFEGYVTVSADAPMGMLTLRGDLSSKPFITVLKKSVSTDLPSACQITHDEQMSVGWMSPDELLILTPYDQVAVLQAGLQKALGKKHFLLADVSDARVSFTVSGDKVREVIAKLAPVDLAPDHFVPGMFRRTRFGQISAAFWLQSETEARVICFRSVAEFMFNQLSAAARPGSEVDLWN, from the coding sequence ATGATAAAGATGGGGAGAAGCAGAATGTCTAATTCGATTTCTCAAGCCAACGCGCCGTTTGAAGGCTATGTCACAGTGTCAGCAGACGCGCCCATGGGGATGTTGACGCTGCGCGGGGATTTAAGCTCAAAGCCTTTTATCACGGTTTTGAAAAAATCGGTGTCAACAGATTTGCCCTCTGCCTGTCAGATCACGCATGATGAGCAAATGAGTGTCGGCTGGATGTCACCGGATGAGCTTTTGATCCTTACACCCTATGATCAGGTTGCCGTGTTGCAAGCCGGGCTTCAAAAGGCGCTAGGCAAGAAACATTTTTTACTCGCTGATGTGTCCGATGCGCGGGTGAGTTTCACTGTATCGGGTGATAAGGTTAGAGAAGTGATTGCCAAATTGGCTCCGGTTGATCTTGCTCCTGACCATTTTGTACCCGGGATGTTTCGCCGGACACGGTTTGGTCAAATTTCCGCAGCGTTTTGGCTGCAGTCAGAAACCGAAGCGCGGGTGATCTGTTTCCGCTCGGTGGCTGAGTTTATGTTTAATCAATTGAGCGCTGCGGCGCGCCCGGGCAGTGAAGTTGATCTTTGGAACTAA
- a CDS encoding sarcosine oxidase subunit alpha family protein, which yields MSTRLSAGGRLIDKSKQIKFRFNGKHMTGYAGDSLASALLANDQMLVGRSFKYHRPRGIVASGSEEPNGLVNLGGGGQFEPNQRITTTELFDGLSATSQNHWPSLDFDVGVINNALARFLPAGFYYKMFIHPRPFWKHIYEPIIRYSAGLGKAPKDTDDSTYEHIYSFYDVVVVGGGVAGLQAAKTAGETGARVLLVEQASNWGGRAPVDGGEIAGEPVDNFVDQTLTALKEMSNVTLRTRWMAAGIYDHGYMIGYERINDHDPSDAKPRHRLWRIRAGRIITATGAIERPLSFAGNDIPGVILASALRDYVVNFGVSVGDRTVIVTNNDDAYRTAITLKNAGLEVPLIVDARLHGGGALADDARALGIRVETGKGIAKVHGSKRVQSVSICAQVGEGAILEEIPCDCVAMSGGWSPVVHLWSHCGGKLLWDDREIFFRPDVHNPPLDQEGNPFVYAAGAANGCFDLDENLADAAAQTASATGSKKKPKRTKASPRVEAPIQAVWMMPQGAGIKLRSKAFLDYQNDVKVNDVQLAAQEGFESVEHAKRYTTLGMATDQGKLSNINGLATLAGALNAEIPNVGTTTFRPPYTPISMGSIAGAARGEIFQPIRKTPMQAWHEDQGAYMEPVGQWRRPYCFPRLGETHDQAVTREINQTRNSLGLLDASTLGKILVSGPDAGKFMDMLYTNMMSTLKVGKCRYGLMCSENGFLSDDGVVARIDEQTFLCHTTTGGADYIHAHMEEWLQTEWWDWKVYTANLTEQYAQVAVVGPNARKVLEKLGGMDLSKDALGFMEWSDGKIGKFEARVYRISFSGELSYEIAVPASQGMAFWNALLEAGEEFGVMPYGTEALHVMRAEKGFIMIGDETDGTVIPQDLGLHWAISKKKTDFLGKRAQERTHMTDPDRWQLVGLETIDGSVLPDGAYAVGTGKNANGQLNTVGRVTSTYYSPTLKRGIAMGLVHNGPSRMGETVEFAKVDGSRVPVKIVDQVFYDKDGEKQNV from the coding sequence ATGAGTACGCGTCTTTCTGCAGGTGGCCGCCTGATTGATAAAAGCAAACAAATCAAGTTTCGTTTTAACGGTAAGCATATGACAGGTTATGCGGGGGATAGTTTGGCCTCGGCTCTGCTTGCAAATGATCAAATGCTGGTTGGCCGGTCGTTTAAATACCATCGTCCAAGGGGTATTGTGGCGAGCGGATCAGAAGAGCCTAACGGTTTGGTCAATCTTGGCGGAGGTGGTCAATTTGAACCCAATCAGCGCATTACCACGACCGAGCTCTTTGATGGCTTGTCTGCAACCTCGCAAAATCACTGGCCGAGCCTCGATTTTGATGTTGGAGTTATTAACAACGCTCTCGCGCGTTTTCTGCCCGCGGGATTTTATTACAAAATGTTCATCCATCCTCGACCCTTTTGGAAACATATATATGAGCCGATCATTCGGTACTCGGCGGGGTTGGGAAAAGCCCCGAAAGACACTGACGACAGCACCTATGAGCATATCTATAGTTTCTATGACGTGGTTGTTGTTGGTGGGGGAGTTGCGGGCCTGCAGGCGGCAAAAACCGCTGGTGAAACCGGCGCGCGGGTGCTTTTGGTTGAGCAAGCCTCAAACTGGGGTGGTCGGGCGCCTGTGGACGGCGGTGAAATAGCCGGTGAGCCTGTGGATAACTTTGTGGATCAAACTCTGACGGCCTTGAAAGAGATGAGTAATGTAACGTTGCGCACGCGCTGGATGGCTGCAGGTATCTATGATCATGGTTATATGATTGGGTATGAGCGGATCAATGATCACGATCCTTCTGATGCGAAACCACGTCATCGTTTGTGGCGCATTCGTGCTGGCCGCATCATAACAGCCACAGGGGCTATTGAGCGTCCTCTGAGTTTTGCCGGAAATGATATACCTGGTGTTATATTGGCGTCAGCTTTACGTGATTATGTGGTAAACTTTGGCGTTTCGGTAGGTGATAGAACCGTCATTGTGACCAATAACGATGATGCCTATCGTACTGCAATTACACTAAAAAATGCAGGTCTAGAGGTGCCTTTGATCGTTGATGCGCGCTTGCATGGTGGCGGCGCACTGGCAGATGATGCTCGGGCGCTTGGCATACGGGTCGAAACCGGCAAAGGGATTGCCAAAGTCCATGGCAGCAAGCGGGTTCAATCCGTTTCTATCTGCGCGCAGGTCGGTGAGGGCGCGATCTTGGAAGAAATTCCATGCGACTGTGTTGCTATGTCCGGCGGCTGGTCGCCCGTTGTTCATCTGTGGTCGCATTGCGGGGGAAAACTGCTGTGGGATGACCGTGAAATTTTCTTTCGCCCGGATGTGCATAACCCCCCTTTAGATCAGGAAGGCAACCCTTTCGTATATGCTGCAGGTGCGGCAAATGGGTGTTTTGATTTGGACGAGAATCTGGCGGATGCTGCCGCTCAGACAGCTTCAGCGACCGGATCTAAAAAGAAGCCTAAACGGACCAAGGCTAGCCCGCGTGTCGAAGCTCCGATCCAAGCAGTTTGGATGATGCCGCAAGGGGCGGGGATCAAACTACGCAGCAAAGCCTTTTTAGACTATCAAAACGATGTGAAAGTTAATGATGTGCAACTGGCGGCGCAAGAAGGCTTTGAAAGTGTCGAGCACGCCAAGCGCTATACCACTTTGGGCATGGCCACAGATCAGGGTAAACTGTCCAATATTAATGGTCTAGCTACTTTGGCCGGCGCGCTGAACGCTGAAATTCCTAACGTTGGTACGACAACATTCCGCCCTCCCTATACGCCGATTTCAATGGGGTCGATTGCGGGCGCTGCGCGGGGCGAGATTTTTCAGCCCATTCGTAAAACGCCAATGCAGGCCTGGCATGAAGACCAAGGCGCTTACATGGAACCGGTGGGTCAGTGGCGCAGGCCCTATTGTTTCCCCCGCTTAGGTGAAACCCATGATCAGGCAGTGACCCGCGAGATCAATCAAACGCGCAATTCTTTGGGGCTTCTAGATGCGTCGACCTTGGGAAAGATTTTGGTGTCGGGCCCTGATGCTGGCAAATTCATGGATATGCTCTACACCAATATGATGAGCACGCTGAAGGTCGGCAAATGCCGATATGGTCTCATGTGCAGTGAAAACGGTTTTCTTAGCGATGACGGCGTTGTAGCGCGCATTGATGAGCAGACATTCCTGTGCCACACCACAACTGGCGGGGCCGATTACATCCACGCCCATATGGAAGAGTGGCTGCAAACCGAATGGTGGGACTGGAAAGTTTATACTGCAAATCTGACTGAGCAATACGCACAGGTCGCCGTCGTCGGCCCGAATGCGCGCAAAGTGTTGGAAAAACTTGGCGGCATGGATCTAAGCAAAGACGCGCTTGGATTTATGGAATGGTCAGATGGTAAAATCGGTAAATTTGAGGCGCGGGTCTATCGTATTTCCTTCTCGGGTGAACTGTCATATGAAATTGCTGTGCCAGCAAGTCAGGGCATGGCGTTTTGGAATGCGTTGCTCGAAGCGGGTGAGGAATTTGGGGTTATGCCATATGGCACAGAGGCGCTGCATGTGATGCGGGCTGAAAAAGGGTTTATCATGATCGGCGATGAAACCGATGGCACTGTTATTCCGCAGGATTTGGGACTTCATTGGGCCATTTCAAAAAAGAAAACAGATTTTCTAGGCAAACGGGCGCAGGAGCGCACCCATATGACCGATCCAGACCGCTGGCAACTGGTCGGATTGGAGACAATTGACGGCAGCGTGTTGCCCGATGGGGCCTATGCTGTTGGGACCGGCAAAAATGCCAATGGTCAGTTGAATACCGTGGGCCGGGTGACCTCGACCTATTATTCCCCGACGCTCAAACGTGGGATTGCCATGGGCCTTGTTCATAATGGACCATCGCGCATGGGTGAAACCGTAGAGTTTGCCAAGGTCGATGGTAGCCGCGTGCCTGTAAAAATTGTCGATCAGGTGTTTTATGATAAAGATGGGGAGAAGCAGAATGTCTAA
- a CDS encoding sarcosine oxidase subunit delta, with protein sequence MLILNCPYCGVDAEETELTPGGEAHLKRYGPGSSDADFEGYLFQRENPKGVHFERWRHANGCGKWFHAARCTVTLEVFGTYPAQSLEPPKDLKVKISKKRPGWSWREFS encoded by the coding sequence ATGCTTATTCTTAATTGTCCCTATTGCGGCGTTGACGCCGAAGAGACCGAATTGACGCCCGGCGGCGAGGCCCATCTTAAGCGCTATGGACCGGGATCTTCGGATGCGGATTTTGAAGGCTACCTGTTTCAACGCGAAAACCCAAAAGGCGTGCATTTTGAGCGCTGGCGCCATGCGAACGGCTGCGGCAAGTGGTTTCATGCTGCGCGATGCACCGTCACCCTTGAGGTATTTGGCACATATCCGGCGCAAAGCCTTGAGCCGCCCAAAGACCTTAAAGTTAAAATTTCTAAAAAACGCCCGGGTTGGTCATGGAGGGAGTTTTCATAA
- a CDS encoding sarcosine oxidase subunit beta family protein — MKRYSAFAVAREALRFHSGWERAWRSPLPKKKYDVIIIGAGGHGLATAYYLGRNFGIRNVAVLEKGWLGGGNTGRNTTIIRSNYLQDPSAAIYEKARGLYENLSQDLNYNIMFSPRGVMMLAQTHHEVRGYQRTAHANALQGVTTEFIGPQKVKELCPIMNIDGPRYPVLGALWQPRGGTARHDAVAWGYARACSDMGMDIIQQCEVKGVRQSGGKVVGVDTTKGAIDCDKLGVVVAGHSGVLADMAGFRLPIESVALQALVSEPIKPCMDVVVMANTVHGYMSQSDKGEMVIGGGADGYNNYTQRGSFHHVEETVRALVETFPMISRLKMLRWWGGIVDMTGDRSPILSKTPLENCFINCGWGTGGFKAIPGSGWGMAELMAKGHSPLTAEFSLDRFQEGKFIDESVAAGVAH; from the coding sequence ATGAAACGGTATTCTGCCTTTGCTGTGGCCCGTGAAGCATTGCGCTTTCATTCCGGTTGGGAGCGCGCTTGGCGCAGCCCTCTGCCAAAGAAAAAATACGATGTGATTATTATTGGCGCTGGCGGACATGGATTGGCTACTGCCTATTACCTTGGCCGCAATTTTGGCATTCGCAATGTGGCTGTGCTTGAAAAAGGCTGGCTTGGCGGTGGAAATACTGGGCGTAACACCACAATTATTCGTTCAAATTATTTGCAGGACCCATCCGCGGCAATTTATGAAAAAGCCAGGGGGCTCTATGAAAACCTCAGTCAGGACCTCAACTATAATATAATGTTCAGCCCGAGGGGCGTGATGATGTTGGCGCAGACCCACCATGAGGTGCGCGGATATCAGCGCACGGCACATGCCAATGCCCTGCAGGGGGTCACCACCGAATTTATAGGTCCGCAAAAGGTCAAAGAGCTTTGCCCAATCATGAATATTGACGGACCGCGCTATCCGGTGCTTGGTGCGCTGTGGCAGCCGCGAGGCGGTACTGCGCGGCATGATGCGGTCGCTTGGGGGTATGCGAGGGCCTGTTCGGATATGGGTATGGATATTATTCAGCAGTGTGAGGTCAAGGGCGTGCGTCAGTCTGGTGGCAAGGTCGTCGGAGTGGACACTACCAAAGGCGCGATAGACTGCGATAAACTGGGCGTCGTTGTGGCCGGACACTCTGGTGTGCTTGCTGATATGGCAGGGTTTCGGTTGCCCATCGAGTCTGTGGCTTTGCAGGCCTTGGTATCCGAACCGATTAAACCCTGTATGGATGTTGTGGTGATGGCCAACACGGTGCACGGATATATGAGCCAATCAGACAAAGGCGAAATGGTCATCGGTGGCGGTGCGGATGGCTATAACAATTATACCCAGCGCGGAAGCTTCCACCATGTGGAAGAAACCGTTCGCGCCCTGGTTGAGACATTTCCGATGATATCGCGGCTTAAAATGCTGCGTTGGTGGGGCGGTATCGTGGATATGACTGGCGACCGCTCGCCGATCCTGTCCAAAACTCCGCTTGAGAATTGCTTTATCAATTGTGGATGGGGAACCGGCGGCTTTAAAGCAATCCCGGGATCTGGATGGGGGATGGCCGAATTGATGGCTAAAGGTCATTCACCCTTAACCGCAGAATTTTCACTCGACCGCTTTCAAGAAGGCAAGTTTATCGATGAAAGCGTCGCAGCTGGGGTGGCTCACTGA
- the ccmI gene encoding c-type cytochrome biogenesis protein CcmI translates to MTFWLFTIGLSTVIAGFLILVLRSTRTAQTGTEAEISFYKAQLTDIERDTARGILDRHDAEQMHAKIGRKILRLDSSRFETAPPKALKPSILLSFIIALAVIGGSHLLYLQLGEASYPNLPQADRIERAAFLLENRPSLEEYAKSFASQQQPREISEDYSGLVAELRSAIAENPSDLKGLRLLARVEAGLQNYSAASTAQREVLNLLGAQVTAEDHLDYAELLILSVGGYVAPEAETALQAALQLDQQNGGVRYYIGLMFTQNDRPDLAFKLWRDLLFKGPEDAPWIDPIRAQIQEVAFYAGVHNFSLPEQSSTSALAPVAPALSNDAMEAAAQLSPEERSDMIQSMVAQLEQRLQGEGGSAEDWARLISAYGVLGDDTALQTTYQSAITKFSTDPAALVLLQNAVESARGSP, encoded by the coding sequence ATGACATTTTGGCTTTTTACCATTGGATTATCGACCGTCATTGCCGGTTTTTTAATTCTCGTGCTGCGCAGTACGCGCACAGCGCAAACAGGTACTGAGGCCGAAATCAGCTTTTACAAAGCGCAGTTAACCGACATTGAGCGCGACACCGCTCGCGGTATACTTGACCGACATGATGCAGAACAAATGCATGCCAAAATAGGTCGCAAAATTCTACGGCTTGATAGCTCAAGATTTGAAACTGCGCCGCCCAAGGCGCTTAAGCCGTCCATTTTATTGAGCTTTATTATCGCACTGGCTGTTATTGGCGGCTCACATCTGCTTTATCTTCAGCTTGGCGAGGCGTCCTATCCAAACTTACCGCAGGCTGATCGCATCGAAAGAGCGGCATTCCTACTTGAAAACCGTCCAAGCCTTGAGGAATACGCAAAATCTTTTGCCTCGCAGCAGCAACCGCGAGAGATATCAGAGGATTATAGCGGCTTGGTCGCCGAACTGCGCAGCGCTATTGCAGAAAACCCATCGGATTTGAAAGGTCTGCGGCTTTTGGCGCGCGTTGAAGCAGGATTGCAGAATTATTCTGCTGCCAGCACCGCGCAAAGGGAAGTTCTCAACCTCTTAGGCGCGCAAGTCACAGCAGAAGACCATTTGGATTATGCAGAACTGCTTATCCTGTCCGTTGGCGGCTATGTTGCGCCAGAGGCCGAAACCGCACTGCAAGCCGCATTGCAACTAGATCAACAAAATGGTGGGGTGCGCTATTATATCGGCCTGATGTTTACGCAAAACGACCGCCCAGATCTTGCCTTTAAATTATGGCGTGATCTTTTGTTTAAGGGCCCCGAAGATGCGCCATGGATTGACCCCATCCGGGCACAAATTCAAGAGGTTGCTTTTTATGCCGGCGTTCATAACTTCTCTTTGCCTGAGCAGTCTTCTACAAGCGCGCTCGCACCTGTGGCCCCTGCCCTAAGCAATGACGCGATGGAAGCAGCGGCACAATTAAGCCCTGAAGAACGCTCTGATATGATCCAGAGCATGGTTGCTCAGTTGGAGCAGCGATTGCAAGGCGAAGGTGGGTCCGCCGAAGACTGGGCACGACTGATTTCAGCCTATGGTGTTCTTGGGGATGACACGGCACTGCAAACCACTTATCAATCCGCAATAACGAAATTTTCGACAGACCCAGCCGCGCTAGTGCTATTGCAAAATGCGGTTGAATCTGCCCGAGGCTCGCCGTGA
- the ruvX gene encoding Holliday junction resolvase RuvX codes for MICEDIDSFAAAVRPLQPLIGLDLGTKTIGVAISDSLRLTATPTETIKRVKFTTDAARLTDMITEREIGGIILGLPRNMDGSEGPRCQSTRAFARNLSRICDLPIGFWDERLSTVAAEKALLEADTSRKRRAEVIDHVAASYILQGALDRLRHMANN; via the coding sequence GTGATTTGTGAGGATATTGACAGTTTTGCTGCCGCTGTGCGGCCACTTCAACCTTTGATCGGGCTCGATCTCGGGACCAAAACTATTGGCGTTGCGATATCAGATAGCTTGCGCCTCACCGCGACCCCAACAGAAACCATAAAGCGGGTTAAATTCACCACTGATGCGGCCCGGTTGACGGATATGATCACGGAACGTGAAATCGGTGGAATTATCCTTGGCCTGCCCCGCAATATGGATGGCAGTGAAGGGCCACGGTGCCAATCCACCCGCGCTTTTGCCCGCAATCTATCGCGTATTTGTGATCTTCCGATCGGGTTTTGGGATGAACGCCTGTCAACCGTTGCCGCCGAAAAAGCGCTGCTTGAGGCGGATACTTCCCGAAAACGTCGCGCTGAGGTAATCGATCATGTGGCAGCATCGTATATTCTACAAGGGGCGCTCGATAGATTGCGCCATATGGCCAACAACTAA
- a CDS encoding DUF1289 domain-containing protein, whose amino-acid sequence MSNQIWKRDEIASPCIKICVVHPVERICTGCYRSIDEIGTWSKLSPEERAAIMQELPNRAALLKKRRGGRAARITRA is encoded by the coding sequence TTGAGCAATCAAATATGGAAGCGAGATGAGATCGCATCACCCTGTATCAAAATCTGCGTTGTGCATCCGGTAGAGCGCATTTGCACCGGCTGTTACCGCAGCATTGACGAGATTGGCACTTGGTCAAAGTTAAGCCCCGAGGAACGCGCTGCGATCATGCAAGAGCTGCCCAATCGCGCTGCTTTATTGAAAAAACGCCGTGGGGGGCGCGCCGCACGGATCACGCGCGCCTAA
- a CDS encoding AMP-binding protein has translation MTQTLAKMISQHPDSAPALGGTGADWLSYGALRKLSAEIGKQLHSSGLGRTDRVAIVLPNGPEMAAAFITLAQWVVTAPLNPNYTQDEFLFYFNDLKSKAVVFPDGYSGPALAAAQALGTLVLRLKPTPEIGAGGFALTAEGAGLTGADANAPSVGDEALILHTSGTTSRPKIVPLLHQNICASADHIATSLALSPADRCLNVMPLFHIHGLIAAVSASLCAGAQIFCTPGFDALRFFGWMSEQRPTWYTAVPTMHQAILSRAARNESIIADVPLRFLRSSSASLPPQVFAALEDAFKAPVIEAYGMTEAAHQMTANPLPPKPRKPGCVGIAAGPQVCIADETDNKLMDGLGEIVISGPNVTPGYENNPDANAKSFFEAGGARWFRTGDQGQLDADGYLTITGRLKEIINRGGEKISPREVDEVLMDHPAVAQAVTFAVPHDKLGEDVAAAVVLAQAETASEQELRNFVQERLARFKVPRKIIIVDEIPKGATGKLQRIGLHEKLGLEL, from the coding sequence ATGACACAAACACTTGCAAAAATGATCTCGCAGCATCCAGATAGCGCCCCAGCATTGGGCGGCACTGGGGCTGATTGGCTTAGCTATGGCGCCTTGCGGAAATTAAGTGCTGAGATCGGTAAACAATTGCATAGCAGCGGTCTTGGACGTACGGATCGGGTTGCCATTGTGCTTCCAAATGGGCCTGAAATGGCGGCTGCTTTTATTACTTTGGCACAATGGGTGGTCACTGCTCCGCTTAATCCAAACTATACACAAGATGAATTTTTGTTTTACTTTAATGACTTGAAGTCCAAAGCTGTTGTGTTTCCGGACGGCTATAGCGGCCCTGCATTGGCCGCTGCGCAAGCGTTGGGCACTCTGGTTTTGCGCCTTAAACCTACACCAGAAATCGGTGCAGGTGGCTTTGCGCTTACCGCCGAAGGCGCAGGGCTAACAGGGGCAGATGCAAATGCACCCAGCGTTGGAGACGAAGCGCTCATCCTGCATACATCTGGCACCACATCACGGCCAAAAATTGTGCCGCTATTACACCAAAATATCTGTGCTTCGGCAGATCATATTGCCACATCGCTTGCTTTAAGCCCGGCAGACCGCTGCCTGAATGTAATGCCGCTATTTCATATTCATGGGCTCATTGCGGCAGTTTCCGCATCGCTGTGTGCTGGCGCCCAGATTTTTTGCACACCGGGGTTTGATGCGCTTAGATTTTTTGGCTGGATGTCTGAGCAGCGCCCCACGTGGTATACGGCTGTGCCGACAATGCATCAGGCGATCCTGTCACGGGCAGCGCGCAATGAAAGCATCATCGCAGATGTGCCGCTTCGCTTTTTGCGGTCGTCGTCAGCCTCTTTGCCGCCGCAGGTTTTCGCAGCGTTAGAGGATGCTTTTAAGGCCCCCGTGATCGAAGCCTATGGTATGACAGAAGCGGCGCATCAAATGACAGCAAACCCGCTGCCGCCAAAGCCGCGCAAACCGGGCTGTGTCGGCATTGCCGCTGGCCCGCAGGTGTGCATTGCAGATGAGACTGACAATAAGCTTATGGACGGGTTGGGCGAAATTGTCATTTCGGGTCCAAACGTCACACCCGGGTATGAAAACAACCCGGATGCCAATGCAAAAAGCTTTTTTGAAGCCGGTGGCGCGCGGTGGTTTCGCACCGGCGATCAGGGACAGCTTGATGCTGACGGCTATTTGACCATCACCGGCCGGCTCAAAGAAATCATAAACCGGGGCGGCGAGAAAATTTCGCCGCGTGAGGTTGACGAAGTGCTGATGGATCATCCGGCAGTGGCGCAGGCTGTCACCTTTGCAGTGCCGCATGACAAGCTGGGCGAAGATGTGGCCGCCGCTGTGGTCTTGGCACAAGCGGAAACTGCTTCGGAACAAGAGCTGCGAAACTTTGTACAAGAGCGGCTAGCGCGGTTTAAAGTGCCGCGCAAAATTATCATTGTGGATGAAATTCCCAAAGGGGCAACAGGCAAGCTGCAACGCATAGGGCTGCACGAAAAACTGGGATTGGAGCTTTGA
- a CDS encoding 2-dehydropantoate 2-reductase has protein sequence MTKVCIFGAGAIGGFLAHALHEGGAEVSLIARGAHLAAMQENGLTVIKEGISKTHKLNATDDPQTLGPQDYVISCLKAHSVAPVINQFTPLLADHTAVVSAVNGIPWWYFYKANSGTALEGQWLETVDPGGVQWKRFGPERAIGCVVYPACEVIEPGIIDHKSGDRFSLGEPDGQRSERVMILSKLMRDGGLRAPVKPRLRDELWIKVWGNATFNPASALTGASLDMLGSDPASRALIYAAMDECRKVGEAVGARFNVDIDRRIDAAAAIIGHKPSTRQDVEQGRPMELDALTSSVLELARRLDIATPTLDALGTLVRLQGEVLGLYQRRPEIEAAIAPTPGTGA, from the coding sequence TTGACCAAAGTTTGTATTTTCGGCGCAGGGGCGATTGGCGGCTTTCTTGCCCATGCGCTGCATGAAGGCGGCGCTGAGGTATCGCTAATTGCGCGCGGCGCGCATCTGGCTGCTATGCAGGAAAACGGTCTTACTGTGATCAAAGAGGGTATCAGCAAAACACATAAATTGAACGCAACTGACGATCCGCAGACCCTTGGGCCTCAAGATTACGTCATTTCTTGCTTAAAAGCCCATTCTGTCGCTCCGGTCATAAATCAATTCACCCCTCTTCTGGCAGATCACACTGCTGTTGTATCTGCGGTAAACGGCATTCCTTGGTGGTATTTTTATAAAGCCAATAGCGGCACAGCGCTTGAGGGCCAATGGCTTGAAACGGTGGACCCGGGCGGCGTGCAATGGAAAAGGTTTGGACCAGAGCGTGCCATAGGCTGCGTGGTCTACCCAGCTTGCGAAGTCATTGAACCCGGTATAATCGACCATAAATCCGGCGACCGCTTTAGCCTCGGCGAGCCGGATGGACAGCGCAGCGAGCGCGTTATGATCCTATCAAAACTGATGCGCGATGGCGGCTTGCGGGCGCCAGTAAAACCACGCCTGCGAGATGAGCTTTGGATCAAGGTTTGGGGTAATGCGACTTTCAATCCTGCCTCGGCGCTAACCGGTGCAAGCCTAGATATGCTTGGCAGCGATCCGGCAAGCCGCGCCTTGATCTATGCAGCCATGGATGAGTGCCGCAAAGTCGGTGAAGCAGTCGGCGCACGGTTTAACGTCGATATAGATCGGCGTATTGATGCCGCCGCCGCAATCATCGGCCATAAGCCTTCCACCCGTCAGGATGTCGAGCAAGGCCGCCCGATGGAGCTTGATGCGCTCACCAGCAGCGTTTTAGAACTGGCGCGCAGGCTGGATATTGCAACGCCAACACTTGATGCTTTGGGCACGCTGGTGCGGCTACAGGGCGAGGTTTTGGGGCTTTATCAGCGCCGGCCAGAAATTGAGGCGGCGATTGCCCCAACACCCGGCACTGGGGCATAA
- a CDS encoding NUDIX domain-containing protein — protein sequence MRVLDAQKALCLSHYFMNEQASILQQDDFIAIGDWQGYGAERVAALLVMDQHDRLLLQFRDCFTHIAHPGRWSMFGGHVEGSEDLRETCGREINEELGIDLDLKSLTPFAKYVSDPPKLVDQIYVFTTRERIQVSQISLGEGAGFGVFTPMQLKTLDIPRSVRPVIEHFISEHMSS from the coding sequence ATGCGTGTACTTGATGCACAGAAGGCTTTATGCCTGTCTCATTATTTTATGAATGAACAGGCAAGCATTTTGCAGCAAGATGATTTTATCGCCATTGGTGACTGGCAGGGTTACGGCGCCGAGCGGGTGGCAGCACTTTTAGTGATGGACCAACATGATCGGCTTTTACTACAGTTTCGGGATTGCTTCACTCATATCGCACACCCCGGCAGATGGAGCATGTTTGGCGGTCATGTCGAGGGCAGTGAAGATTTGCGCGAAACCTGTGGGCGGGAAATTAACGAAGAACTGGGGATTGATTTGGACCTAAAAAGCCTCACGCCTTTTGCAAAATATGTATCTGATCCACCGAAGTTGGTGGATCAGATTTATGTTTTTACAACGCGCGAGCGCATTCAGGTTAGCCAAATTTCGCTTGGGGAGGGTGCAGGCTTTGGAGTATTCACCCCTATGCAGTTGAAAACCCTTGATATTCCCAGATCGGTTAGACCTGTGATTGAGCATTTTATCAGCGAACATATGTCAAGCTGA